The nucleotide sequence CTGGACAACCTCGCCGACTCGCTGCGCGTGCTGCAGCTACGTACCGGCGACGCCCGGTGCGCGCCGTGCGAACTGCTGCTGAAGAAGGTCCGCGACGGCCACCTGGGCCGCAAGTCGGGCCGCGGGTTCTACGCATACGGGAAGGAACTGGCGTGACCATCTCATCCGAGCCGGGCAGCCACACCGCCGAGACGGTGGCGCAGGAGGTGCAGCAGTTCCTCGAACAGCGCACCAAGCAGACCTGGGACCCGGACACCGACCTGTTCGGCACCGGCGCCGTGTCCTCGATGTTCGCCATGGAGCTGGTCGTGCACCTGGAGTCGACCTTCGACGTGGTGATCACCGGCCCCGACCTGGCGCTGGACAACTTCCGCACGGTCAACGCGATGACCACGATGGTCCTGCGGCTGCGCGGGGCACAGCCGTGACCGACGCCGCCACCAGCCATACGGAGCTGGTCAGCGGGTTGATCGGGGACCGGGCGGACGCCTGGGACCTGGCCGGGGAGCTGCCCCGCGACCTCCTGGTCAAACTCGGCGCCTCCGGTGTGCTGTGCGCGCAGGTCGGCGCCGAGCACGGCGGCACCGGACTGGACAGCCATGCCAACGGGGAGCTCACCGCGGCGGTCGGCGCCCGGTGCAGCTCGCTGCGCAGCGTGATGACGTCCCAGGGCATGGCGGCATGGACCGTACGGCGGCTGGGCGGTGCGGAGCAGTGGGGCACCTTTCTGCCCCGGCTGACCTCCGGTGACCTGGCGGCGGTCGGATTCAGCGAGCCCGGGGCGGGCAGCGACCTGGCGGCGATGGAGACCGAGATCGCCGACGACGGCACACACGTGGTCGTCACCGGGCGCAAGGTGTGGATCACCGCCGCCCACTACGCCGACCTGCTGGTGGTGTTCGGGAAGTACCGCGGCGGCGCCGCGGCCGTGGTCGTGCCCGCCCAGGCCCCCGGCGTCCGCATCACGCGGGTGCCGGACCCGCTGGGCTGCCGCGCCGCCGGCCACGCGGACATCACCCTGGACGCGGTCCGGGTACCCGCCGGCCACGTACTCGGTGGCACCGGACTGCCGCTGCCCCTGGCGACCACCGCGGCGCTCACCTACGGGCGCATGTCCGTGGCGTGGGGGTGCGTCGGCATCCTGCGCGCCTGCCTGGACGCCGCCGCCACGCACACCGCCAGCCGGGAACAGTCCGGCCGCAAACTCGCCGAGCACCAGCTGGTGGCCCGGCACCTGGCCGAACTGTACGTCGCGGAGCGGCACGCCACCCGGGCCTGCGAACACGCCAGCGCCTCCTGGGACACCGGCTCGCCCGACATGGCGGTCGACGCGGTGCACGCCAAGTACGTCGCGTCCCGCGAGGCCGCCGAGGGCGCGGCACGCGCCGTACAGCTCCTGGCGTCGGCCGCGGCATCCGACGGCCATGTGGTGGCCCGGGCCTACCGCGACGCGAAGCTGATGGAAGTCATCGAGGGCACCAGCGAGATCTGCCAGCTCGTCCTCGCCCAGCACACGCGGAAGAAGGTGCAAGCATGACGGAGGGGAAGCCCGTGAGCGAGCCGCCGACGGCCGTCAAATGTCTCGTCTGGGACCTGGACAACACACTGTGGCGCGGCACCCTGCTCGAAGACGGCGAGGTGCTGCCGTTCGAGTGGGTGCGCGATGTCATCACCACCCTCGACGAACGCGGCATTCTCCAGTC is from Streptomyces hygroscopicus and encodes:
- a CDS encoding GdmJ; protein product: MTISSEPGSHTAETVAQEVQQFLEQRTKQTWDPDTDLFGTGAVSSMFAMELVVHLESTFDVVITGPDLALDNFRTVNAMTTMVLRLRGAQP
- a CDS encoding GdmI, translating into MTDAATSHTELVSGLIGDRADAWDLAGELPRDLLVKLGASGVLCAQVGAEHGGTGLDSHANGELTAAVGARCSSLRSVMTSQGMAAWTVRRLGGAEQWGTFLPRLTSGDLAAVGFSEPGAGSDLAAMETEIADDGTHVVVTGRKVWITAAHYADLLVVFGKYRGGAAAVVVPAQAPGVRITRVPDPLGCRAAGHADITLDAVRVPAGHVLGGTGLPLPLATTAALTYGRMSVAWGCVGILRACLDAAATHTASREQSGRKLAEHQLVARHLAELYVAERHATRACEHASASWDTGSPDMAVDAVHAKYVASREAAEGAARAVQLLASAAASDGHVVARAYRDAKLMEVIEGTSEICQLVLAQHTRKKVQA